A single region of the Pseudomonas sp. VD-NE ins genome encodes:
- a CDS encoding cytochrome P450: MNPISAATHVDPYPYYAELRAAGGLTFHPELKLWVASSARAACAVLAHADCRARPAQEPVPKAIAGSKAGKVFGQLMRMNDGERQRCPRSAIEPELAALDLEAVDGLVAARLITADADGVCKAMFRGPVCVVAALLGFTPAQARVVSELTADFVACLSSLSNDLQLATADAAAEQLRGYFIELLAEPASDFLSAIQQRFSGDEDSLIANLIGLCSQTFEACAGLIGNTLLALRRHPALRGESIEALLNEVQRFDPPVQNTRRFVAAPCEIAGVRVETGDVILVLLASANRDPALNERPEEFLPQRENRRSFSFGSGRHQCPGRALAMSIAGATVREVLKNGTDLNRLNWHYKPSLNGRIPIFSDVGA; encoded by the coding sequence ATGAACCCGATCAGCGCCGCAACGCATGTCGATCCTTATCCCTACTACGCCGAACTGCGCGCAGCAGGTGGACTGACGTTTCATCCAGAGCTGAAACTGTGGGTCGCCAGCAGCGCCCGTGCGGCGTGTGCGGTGTTGGCCCACGCCGATTGCCGGGCTCGTCCGGCGCAGGAACCGGTGCCCAAAGCGATTGCCGGAAGCAAGGCCGGCAAAGTCTTCGGCCAACTGATGCGCATGAATGACGGCGAACGCCAGCGCTGTCCGCGTTCGGCGATCGAGCCTGAGCTGGCCGCGCTCGACCTTGAGGCCGTCGACGGACTGGTCGCCGCACGGCTGATCACAGCGGACGCCGACGGTGTGTGCAAAGCCATGTTCCGTGGCCCTGTGTGCGTGGTCGCGGCACTGCTGGGATTCACGCCGGCGCAGGCGCGGGTGGTCAGTGAACTGACGGCGGACTTCGTCGCTTGCCTGTCGTCATTGAGCAATGACCTGCAACTGGCCACAGCAGATGCGGCGGCCGAGCAACTGCGCGGTTACTTTATCGAGCTGCTCGCCGAACCCGCCAGCGACTTCCTCAGCGCCATCCAGCAGCGCTTTAGCGGCGATGAAGACAGCCTGATCGCCAACCTGATCGGCCTCTGCTCGCAGACGTTCGAAGCCTGCGCCGGGCTGATCGGCAACACGCTGTTGGCGTTACGTCGTCACCCGGCGTTGCGCGGCGAATCCATCGAAGCACTGCTCAACGAAGTCCAGCGCTTCGACCCGCCCGTGCAGAACACCCGGCGCTTTGTCGCCGCGCCCTGTGAGATTGCTGGCGTACGTGTCGAAACGGGCGATGTGATTCTGGTGCTGCTGGCTTCGGCCAATCGTGATCCAGCGCTCAACGAGCGGCCGGAGGAGTTTCTGCCGCAGCGCGAGAACCGCCGCAGTTTCAGTTTTGGCAGTGGTCGGCATCAGTGTCCGGGGCGAGCGTTGGCGATGAGTATTGCCGGGGCGACGGTGAGGGAAGTACTCAAAAACGGCACCGATCTGAATCGCCTGAACTGGCACTACAAGCCCTCGCTCAATGGGCGCATTCCAATATTCAGCGATGTCGGCGCCTGA
- a CDS encoding Nramp family divalent metal transporter: protein MAGSVAVDPNAAFFKRVLRFAGPGLLVSIGYMDPGNWATAIEAGSRFGYSLLFVVLLASLAGMVVQCLCSRLGIATGRDLAQLSRERYSTPTARLQWVLAEISIIATDLAEVLGCALAFHLLLGCSLTFGIALTAFDTLLVLALQNRGFRRLEAIMLVLVATIGVCFFVELLLIKPYWPDVAQGFKPSLAAISEAAPLYLAIGILGATVMPHNLYLHTSIVQTRMIGKDLASKQDAVKLARIDTIGSLALALLVNAAILILAAAAFHQSGHTDVVDIQDAYHLLDPLVGGALASVLFGVALLASGQSSTFTGTIAGQVIMEGYLNLRIPCWQRRLITRGLALIPAFIGVWLMGDNAIGKLLVLSQVVLSLQLPFALYPLIRMTNDKKLMGPFVNRWPTRVLAWGLFVVISGANSWLILQWAV from the coding sequence GTGGCTGGCAGTGTTGCGGTTGATCCCAATGCCGCGTTCTTCAAACGCGTGCTGCGTTTCGCCGGCCCCGGTTTGCTGGTGTCGATCGGCTACATGGATCCGGGCAACTGGGCCACCGCCATCGAGGCCGGTTCACGTTTCGGTTACAGCCTGTTGTTTGTGGTGCTGCTGGCGAGTCTGGCGGGCATGGTCGTGCAATGCCTGTGTTCGCGATTGGGCATTGCCACCGGGCGCGATCTGGCGCAACTGTCCCGCGAGCGCTACAGCACACCGACCGCAAGGCTGCAGTGGGTGCTGGCGGAGATCTCGATCATCGCCACCGATCTGGCCGAAGTACTCGGTTGCGCGCTGGCGTTTCACTTGTTGCTCGGTTGTTCGCTGACCTTCGGCATTGCCTTGACGGCGTTTGACACGTTGTTGGTGCTGGCCCTGCAAAACCGTGGTTTCCGTCGGCTGGAAGCGATCATGCTGGTATTGGTCGCAACCATCGGCGTGTGTTTCTTCGTTGAACTGCTGCTGATCAAACCCTACTGGCCGGATGTCGCCCAAGGTTTCAAACCGTCCTTGGCGGCGATCAGCGAAGCGGCGCCGTTATACCTGGCCATCGGTATTCTCGGCGCGACGGTGATGCCGCATAACCTCTATCTGCACACCTCGATCGTGCAGACGCGGATGATCGGCAAGGACCTGGCGAGCAAGCAGGACGCGGTGAAACTGGCGCGCATCGACACCATCGGTTCGCTGGCGCTGGCGTTGCTGGTCAACGCGGCGATCCTGATTCTCGCGGCGGCAGCGTTTCACCAGTCCGGGCACACCGATGTGGTGGACATTCAGGACGCCTACCACTTGCTCGATCCGCTGGTCGGTGGTGCATTGGCCAGCGTGTTGTTCGGCGTGGCGCTGCTGGCGTCGGGGCAGAGTTCGACCTTCACCGGCACCATCGCCGGCCAGGTGATCATGGAGGGTTATCTGAACCTGCGGATCCCGTGCTGGCAGAGGCGCTTGATTACCCGCGGGCTGGCGTTGATTCCAGCGTTTATCGGCGTGTGGCTGATGGGCGATAACGCGATCGGCAAGTTGCTGGTGCTGAGTCAGGTGGTGTTGAGTCTGCAATTGCCGTTTGCCTTGTACCCATTGATCCGCATGACCAATGATAAAAAGCTGATGGGGCCGTTTGTGAACCGCTGGCCAACCCGGGTGTTGGCCTGGGGTTTGTTTGTGGTGATCAGTGGCGCTAACAGCTGGCTGATTTTGCAGTGGGCGGTTTGA
- a CDS encoding rhodanese-like domain-containing protein, producing MVSLVRDIPAAPSAIALMHFSNRLTFETDCSDVFSSQEAGEIDFVLVDVRGPLAYERGHVPGAINIPNRLLTAAELASYPKTTLFVVYCAGPHCNGANKAAVKLAALGYPVKEMIGGVTGWLDEGFQLSVAQAAKTAIGCEC from the coding sequence ATGGTCAGTCTGGTACGCGACATCCCTGCAGCGCCGTCGGCGATCGCCCTGATGCACTTCAGCAATCGTCTGACTTTCGAAACCGATTGTTCTGACGTGTTCAGCAGCCAGGAGGCCGGCGAGATCGATTTTGTCCTGGTCGATGTCCGTGGGCCGCTGGCCTATGAGCGCGGGCATGTACCGGGGGCGATCAATATCCCGAACCGTTTGCTGACGGCGGCGGAACTGGCGAGTTACCCGAAAACCACGCTGTTTGTGGTCTATTGCGCCGGCCCACACTGCAACGGCGCGAACAAGGCAGCGGTGAAACTGGCGGCACTGGGTTACCCGGTCAAGGAGATGATTGGCGGCGTTACTGGATGGCTGGATGAAGGCTTTCAACTGAGCGTTGCGCAAGCCGCCAAAACCGCAATCGGCTGCGAATGCTGA
- a CDS encoding ABC transporter substrate-binding protein has product MKKLVMFGALALSMLSLTAVAEDAKPIRIGIEAGYPPFSMKTPDGKLTGFDVDIGDALCAQMKVKCTWVEQEFDGLIPALKVKKIDAILSSMTITDDRKKNVDFTIKYYHTPARFVMKEGSGVKDPLTELKGKKVGVLRASTHDRYATEVLVPAGIDLVRYGSQQEANLDMVSGRIDAMLADSVNLSDGFLKTDAGKGFEFVGPTYEDAKYFGGGAGIAVRKGDTALAEQFNKAITEIRANGEYKKVQDKYFDFDVYGH; this is encoded by the coding sequence ATGAAGAAGCTAGTGATGTTCGGTGCCCTGGCACTGTCGATGTTGTCCCTGACCGCCGTGGCCGAAGACGCCAAGCCGATCCGCATCGGTATCGAAGCCGGTTACCCACCATTCTCGATGAAAACCCCTGACGGCAAACTCACCGGTTTCGACGTTGATATCGGCGATGCGCTGTGCGCGCAGATGAAAGTCAAATGCACCTGGGTCGAGCAGGAATTCGACGGCCTGATCCCGGCGCTGAAAGTGAAAAAGATCGACGCGATCCTGTCGTCGATGACCATCACCGATGATCGCAAGAAGAACGTCGATTTCACCATCAAGTACTACCACACCCCGGCGCGCTTCGTGATGAAGGAAGGCTCCGGTGTCAAAGACCCGCTGACTGAGCTCAAAGGCAAGAAAGTCGGCGTACTGCGTGCCAGTACCCACGACCGTTACGCCACCGAAGTACTGGTGCCGGCCGGGATCGACCTGGTGCGCTACGGCTCGCAGCAGGAAGCCAACCTCGACATGGTTTCCGGGCGTATCGACGCGATGCTGGCCGACTCGGTCAACCTGAGCGACGGTTTCCTGAAAACCGACGCGGGTAAAGGTTTTGAATTCGTTGGCCCGACCTACGAAGACGCCAAGTACTTCGGCGGCGGCGCCGGCATTGCAGTGCGCAAGGGCGATACCGCGCTGGCCGAGCAATTCAACAAAGCCATCACCGAAATCCGCGCCAATGGCGAGTACAAGAAAGTCCAGGACAAGTACTTCGACTTTGATGTGTACGGCCATTAA
- the ftrA gene encoding transcriptional regulator FtrA, with the protein MPTSPGLVAILAYDGLCTFEFGIAVEVFGLTRPEFDFPWYSHAIAAVDQGPMRALGGIQVLADGGLELLAEARTIIIPGWRDRNAAVPPALIDALCQAHARGARLLSICSGVFVLAATGLLDGHGATTHWRYTAELAQRFPAIAVDPDVLYVDSGQLITSAGSAAGIDACLHLVARDFGTQVANSVARRLVMSPQRTGGQAQFIPTPVSPTPRNDLSRVMQWARERLHEPLEVRDLASEAAMSERTFLRRFTEASGQSPKAWLQHERLARARELLESTPHNTEQIAERCGYRSVESFRVAFRGVVGVPPSVYRERFGRGVRVES; encoded by the coding sequence ATGCCGACATCACCAGGTCTGGTCGCGATTCTGGCCTACGACGGCCTCTGCACATTCGAGTTTGGCATCGCCGTGGAGGTCTTTGGCCTGACCCGGCCGGAGTTCGATTTCCCGTGGTACAGCCACGCCATTGCGGCGGTCGATCAAGGCCCGATGCGCGCCTTGGGCGGCATTCAGGTGCTGGCCGATGGCGGTCTGGAATTGTTGGCCGAAGCGCGCACCATCATCATTCCCGGCTGGCGCGACCGCAACGCGGCAGTGCCTCCAGCATTGATCGACGCGCTGTGCCAGGCCCACGCCCGAGGTGCGCGGTTGCTGTCGATCTGCTCCGGTGTATTTGTGCTGGCGGCCACCGGCCTGCTCGACGGCCATGGCGCCACCACCCATTGGCGTTACACGGCGGAACTGGCGCAGCGCTTCCCGGCGATTGCGGTCGATCCGGATGTGCTTTACGTCGATTCCGGTCAGTTGATCACCTCGGCCGGCAGTGCTGCCGGGATCGATGCCTGCCTGCATCTGGTGGCGCGGGACTTCGGCACGCAAGTCGCCAACTCGGTGGCGCGGCGACTGGTGATGTCGCCGCAACGCACCGGCGGCCAGGCGCAGTTCATTCCAACACCGGTCAGCCCGACGCCGCGCAACGATCTGTCGCGCGTCATGCAGTGGGCGCGCGAGCGTTTGCATGAACCGCTGGAAGTGCGTGATCTGGCCAGTGAAGCGGCGATGAGTGAGCGCACGTTTCTGCGGCGTTTTACCGAGGCCAGCGGGCAGTCGCCCAAGGCGTGGTTGCAGCATGAACGGTTGGCGCGGGCGCGGGAGTTGCTGGAGAGTACGCCGCATAACACTGAGCAGATTGCCGAGCGTTGCGGTTATCGGTCGGTGGAGAGTTTTCGCGTGGCGTTTCGTGGGGTGGTGGGGGTGCCGCCGTCGGTGTATCGGGAGCGGTTTGGGCGGGGTGTGAGGGTTGAATCCTGA
- a CDS encoding FKBP-type peptidyl-prolyl cis-trans isomerase gives MNDELQVIDLQVGEGKAAVKGALITTQYTGWLEDGSEFDSSYSRGKPFQCVIGTGRVIKGWDQGLMGMQVGGKRKLLVPAHLGYGERTMGKIPPNSNLVFEIELLEVLTRED, from the coding sequence ATGAATGATGAACTGCAGGTAATCGATCTTCAGGTCGGCGAAGGCAAAGCCGCCGTCAAAGGCGCGCTGATCACCACCCAATACACCGGATGGCTGGAAGACGGCAGCGAGTTCGATTCTTCCTACAGCCGTGGCAAACCTTTTCAGTGCGTGATTGGCACCGGGCGGGTGATCAAGGGTTGGGATCAGGGCTTGATGGGGATGCAGGTGGGGGGCAAACGCAAATTGCTGGTGCCGGCGCATCTGGGGTATGGCGAACGGACGATGGGCAAGATTCCGCCGAATTCGAATCTGGTGTTTGAGATTGAGTTGTTGGAAGTGCTGACGCGGGAGGATTGA
- a CDS encoding chalcone isomerase family protein: MNRTPKVLRGCCGIGLWALLLTPTWANWQDAVPGAQIIGTGDYSVFGFDVYNARLWSAARPLVDGQPFALELIYRRNISRDDLVKASVDEIKRLADGRVSPAQLAGWQIQMQQSFVDVQAGTRITGVYLPGQGARFFVGQQLQHEIDDPLFARAFFDIWLDPRTRSPELREQLLGVSR, translated from the coding sequence ATGAACAGAACACCCAAGGTGTTGCGGGGATGCTGCGGCATTGGCTTGTGGGCGCTATTGCTGACGCCGACCTGGGCCAATTGGCAGGACGCCGTGCCCGGCGCGCAGATCATCGGCACCGGCGATTACAGCGTGTTCGGTTTCGATGTTTACAACGCGCGATTGTGGAGTGCCGCGCGGCCCTTGGTCGACGGTCAGCCGTTTGCGCTGGAGTTGATTTACCGCCGCAACATTTCCCGCGACGACCTGGTGAAGGCCAGCGTCGACGAAATCAAACGCCTGGCCGACGGCCGCGTCAGCCCGGCGCAATTAGCCGGTTGGCAGATCCAGATGCAGCAATCGTTTGTCGACGTGCAAGCCGGCACGCGGATTACCGGCGTGTATCTGCCGGGGCAGGGCGCGCGGTTTTTTGTCGGTCAGCAGTTGCAGCATGAAATCGATGACCCGCTGTTTGCCCGGGCGTTTTTTGATATCTGGCTGGATCCGCGCACGCGTAGTCCGGAGTTGCGCGAACAGTTGTTAGGGGTGAGTCGATAG
- a CDS encoding helix-turn-helix transcriptional regulator gives MHAEHQDIGVSQVAAAIAEPARTKILCSLMDGHARTSTELATIAEVSASTASVHLAKLKDLALVRLHVQGRHRYYSLADQRVAQALEALMVIGQNAAPTFKAHTPDRLQFARTCYDHMAGTLAVLLHDRLLEAGWLVATDEQAYRLSETGEALFLGLGIEVQDLTTLRRKFACPCLDWSMRRPHLGGSLGAALLQTALKRKWVTQDLDSRALALTAAGRKEIGARFGVEWPVDGQINRSQPAEKRVHPINSDRTESL, from the coding sequence ATGCACGCAGAGCATCAAGACATCGGCGTTTCCCAAGTGGCCGCCGCCATCGCCGAGCCGGCGCGAACGAAAATCCTCTGCTCGCTGATGGACGGCCACGCCCGCACCAGCACGGAGCTGGCGACGATCGCCGAAGTCAGCGCCTCGACCGCCAGTGTGCACTTGGCGAAACTCAAGGACCTGGCTCTGGTGCGCCTGCATGTGCAGGGCCGCCATCGCTATTACAGCCTCGCCGATCAGCGCGTGGCGCAGGCGCTGGAAGCGTTGATGGTGATTGGCCAGAACGCCGCGCCGACGTTCAAGGCGCACACCCCGGATCGCCTGCAATTTGCGCGCACTTGCTACGACCACATGGCCGGGACGCTGGCGGTGTTGCTGCATGACCGTTTGCTTGAGGCTGGTTGGCTGGTGGCAACCGACGAGCAGGCGTATCGCTTGAGTGAGACGGGCGAGGCGTTGTTTCTTGGACTGGGCATTGAAGTGCAGGACTTGACGACCCTGCGCCGCAAGTTTGCCTGCCCGTGCCTGGACTGGAGCATGCGCCGGCCGCATCTCGGGGGCTCGCTGGGCGCGGCGTTGTTGCAAACGGCGTTGAAGCGCAAGTGGGTGACGCAAGATCTGGACAGTCGCGCGCTGGCGTTAACGGCGGCGGGGCGCAAGGAGATCGGTGCGCGGTTTGGCGTTGAGTGGCCGGTAGACGGGCAGATCAACAGATCGCAGCCTGCGGAAAAACGTGTACACCCGATAAATTCCGACCGTACCGAATCCCTGTAG
- a CDS encoding M14 family metallopeptidase produces MQRIDHVLPWSHLGSERSLSVFRYGAGPRKVYIQASLHADELPGMRTAWELKQRLNQLEQQGRLQGVIELVPVANPIGLDQHVQGAHMGRFELGSGKNFNRAFVELSAPVAALIGERLGTDAEANVALIRQAMGQVFDELPAPASQLEALHRLLLRHACDADITLDLHCDFDAAIHLYALPQHWPQWQSLAARLKAGVALLCEDSGGSSFDESCSTPWLRLARAFPNAAIPAANLATTLELGSMGDTRVDQAQANCEAILGFLAEQGFISGEWPAAPSECCEGQPFEGTEYLFAPHHGVVSFLRNAGEWVEKGDALFEVVDPLQDRVTTVRAGTSGVLFALDRGRYTEPGIWQAKVAGRVAFRTGKLTND; encoded by the coding sequence ATGCAACGCATCGACCATGTTCTGCCCTGGAGCCACTTGGGCAGCGAACGTTCGCTCAGCGTGTTCCGCTATGGCGCCGGCCCACGCAAGGTGTACATCCAGGCCAGCCTGCACGCCGATGAACTGCCGGGCATGCGCACCGCGTGGGAACTCAAGCAACGCCTCAACCAACTCGAACAGCAAGGCCGTTTGCAGGGCGTGATCGAACTGGTGCCGGTCGCCAACCCAATCGGTCTCGATCAACACGTGCAAGGTGCGCACATGGGCCGCTTCGAACTGGGCAGCGGCAAGAATTTCAACCGCGCCTTCGTCGAACTCAGTGCCCCGGTCGCGGCGTTGATCGGTGAGCGTCTGGGCACTGACGCCGAGGCCAACGTTGCGCTGATCCGCCAAGCCATGGGCCAGGTCTTCGATGAGCTGCCGGCCCCGGCCTCGCAACTGGAAGCCTTGCATCGCCTGTTGCTGCGCCATGCCTGCGATGCCGACATCACCCTCGATCTGCATTGTGATTTCGACGCGGCGATTCACTTGTACGCGTTGCCGCAGCACTGGCCACAGTGGCAATCATTGGCGGCGCGTCTGAAGGCCGGCGTGGCGCTGCTGTGTGAAGATTCCGGCGGCAGTTCGTTCGATGAGTCTTGCTCGACGCCGTGGCTGCGTCTGGCGCGGGCGTTTCCGAATGCTGCGATTCCGGCGGCGAACCTGGCGACCACGCTGGAGCTGGGCAGCATGGGCGACACCCGGGTCGATCAGGCTCAAGCCAATTGTGAGGCGATTCTCGGCTTCCTCGCGGAGCAGGGTTTCATCAGCGGCGAGTGGCCGGCGGCGCCAAGCGAGTGCTGCGAAGGTCAGCCGTTCGAGGGCACCGAATATCTGTTCGCGCCGCACCATGGTGTGGTCAGTTTCCTGCGCAATGCCGGCGAGTGGGTAGAGAAGGGCGATGCGCTGTTTGAGGTGGTCGATCCGTTGCAGGATCGCGTCACCACTGTGCGTGCCGGCACCAGTGGCGTGTTGTTTGCGCTGGATCGCGGGCGTTATACCGAGCCGGGGATCTGGCAGGCGAAAGTGGCGGGGCGGGTGGCGTTTCGGACGGGTAAGTTGACCAACGACTGA
- a CDS encoding putative DNA modification/repair radical SAM protein, producing the protein MQIIDKLSILADAAKYDASCASSGAPKRSSEGKSGLGSTDGMGICHSYTPDGRCVSLLKILLTNFCLYDCQYCVNRRSSDVPRARFTPEEVVALTMDFYRRNCVSGLFLSSGIIRSADYTMEQLVRVAKLLREEHEFRGYIHLKTIPEADPALIEEAGRYADRLSVNIELPTDASLQVLAPEKDITSIKQAMNTIYTGVQTVLNEPRSAKFAPAGQSTQLIVGADDTDDSTILHSAQALYGNFRLRRVYYSAFSPIPDSPKSVPLAAPPLMREHRLYQADFLLRSYGYSADELLKGPGNLALDIDPKLAWALQNREVFPLDLNRAEASLIARIPGIGLRTTERLVELRRQRRIRYEDVARMRCVLAKAKPFIITSDYHPQQAEVTSHLLYQQLRDRPMPQQMGLWG; encoded by the coding sequence ATGCAAATCATCGACAAGCTGAGCATCCTCGCCGACGCCGCCAAGTACGACGCCTCCTGCGCGAGCAGCGGCGCGCCCAAGCGCAGCTCCGAAGGCAAGAGCGGGCTGGGCTCGACCGATGGCATGGGCATCTGCCACAGCTACACGCCGGACGGGCGTTGCGTGTCGTTGTTGAAGATTCTGCTGACCAATTTCTGCCTTTACGATTGCCAGTATTGCGTCAACCGCCGCTCCAGCGATGTTCCGCGCGCTCGTTTCACCCCCGAGGAAGTCGTGGCGCTGACCATGGATTTCTACCGGCGTAACTGCGTCAGCGGATTGTTCCTCAGCTCTGGCATCATTCGCTCGGCGGACTACACCATGGAGCAACTGGTGCGGGTGGCGAAGCTGCTGCGCGAAGAGCATGAGTTTCGCGGGTACATCCATCTCAAGACCATTCCCGAAGCCGATCCGGCATTGATCGAAGAGGCGGGGCGCTACGCTGATCGCCTGAGCGTCAACATCGAACTGCCCACCGATGCCAGCCTGCAAGTGCTGGCGCCGGAGAAGGACATCACTTCGATCAAACAGGCAATGAACACCATCTACACCGGCGTGCAGACCGTGTTGAACGAACCACGCTCGGCGAAGTTCGCCCCCGCCGGGCAGAGCACGCAATTGATTGTCGGCGCCGACGACACCGACGACAGCACCATCCTCCACAGCGCCCAGGCCTTGTACGGCAATTTCCGTCTGCGCCGGGTCTACTATTCGGCCTTCAGCCCGATCCCCGACAGCCCGAAAAGCGTGCCGCTGGCCGCGCCGCCGCTGATGCGCGAACACCGCTTGTATCAGGCCGATTTTCTCCTGCGCAGCTACGGTTACAGCGCCGATGAATTGCTCAAGGGCCCGGGTAATCTGGCGCTGGACATCGACCCGAAACTGGCCTGGGCGCTGCAGAATCGCGAGGTGTTCCCGCTCGATCTGAACCGCGCCGAAGCCTCCTTGATTGCGCGTATTCCCGGCATCGGCTTGCGCACCACCGAACGTCTGGTCGAGCTGCGCCGACAGCGGCGCATTCGTTACGAAGACGTCGCGCGCATGCGCTGTGTGCTGGCCAAGGCCAAGCCGTTCATCATCACCAGCGACTATCATCCGCAGCAGGCCGAGGTCACCAGCCATTTGCTCTATCAGCAATTGCGTGACCGGCCGATGCCGCAGCAGATGGGGCTGTGGGGATGA
- a CDS encoding TIGR03915 family putative DNA repair protein — protein MINLDCDDLFDTWRQQARWLLSHEVDPSLVSWATQGVADLFASDEPVPEGQGPFQARIPRALLDTLEQASRYRGDQRWSLLYEVLWRVSHGDRTAMMAGDKLGSELQRRIKQVHREAHHLHAFVRFIERPSSSAGPEYVAWHEPAHDILHSASEHFIGRMGRHRWLIATPRDGVYYDGEQLIHQRQCPVEWQQLAQNVDDPHGDLWLTYYSHIFNPARLNEKVMQGHLPARFWKNLPEGELIPGLITQARMGKQQNGQASGIADRAGKRIALKSPSP, from the coding sequence ATGATCAATCTTGATTGCGACGATTTGTTCGACACGTGGCGCCAGCAGGCGCGTTGGCTGCTGAGCCATGAAGTCGATCCGAGTCTGGTGAGTTGGGCTACGCAAGGCGTGGCTGATCTGTTTGCCAGTGATGAGCCGGTGCCTGAAGGGCAGGGGCCGTTCCAGGCGCGCATTCCGCGAGCGTTGCTCGACACCCTGGAACAGGCCTCGCGTTATCGCGGTGATCAACGCTGGAGTTTGCTGTATGAAGTGCTGTGGCGCGTCAGCCACGGCGACCGTACCGCGATGATGGCCGGGGACAAACTCGGCAGCGAGTTACAGCGACGGATCAAACAAGTGCATCGGGAGGCCCATCATCTGCATGCGTTTGTGCGTTTCATCGAACGGCCTTCATCCAGCGCCGGTCCGGAGTATGTGGCTTGGCACGAACCGGCCCATGACATTTTGCACAGTGCCAGTGAGCATTTTATTGGGCGGATGGGCCGCCACCGCTGGTTGATCGCCACGCCGCGTGACGGGGTCTATTACGATGGCGAGCAATTGATTCATCAGCGGCAATGCCCGGTGGAATGGCAGCAGTTGGCGCAGAACGTCGACGATCCTCATGGTGATCTTTGGCTGACCTATTACAGCCACATCTTTAATCCTGCGCGGTTGAACGAGAAGGTTATGCAGGGGCATTTGCCGGCGCGGTTCTGGAAGAATCTGCCGGAGGGGGAGTTGATTCCCGGGTTGATTACGCAGGCGCGGATGGGTAAGCAGCAGAATGGGCAGGCGAGTGGGATTGCTGATCGTGCAGGTAAACGCATCGCACTGAAAAGCCCCTCACCCTAA
- a CDS encoding DUF6124 family protein: MFKITPNPPETGAEVDQNPTSPYSTPGSRKLHEAAERALDHYLKPTPPAPPRKPSTMFLVDPNTGAEDLMAHACESMASASIMLSDFAALLDSPYRNTVLGIQQVVMLGELAVNRALDKIEPALRQ; the protein is encoded by the coding sequence ATGTTCAAGATAACGCCGAATCCGCCCGAAACAGGTGCGGAAGTTGATCAAAATCCAACGTCCCCCTATTCCACACCGGGCTCCAGAAAACTCCACGAAGCCGCCGAACGCGCCCTCGATCACTACCTGAAACCCACACCCCCAGCGCCACCGCGCAAACCCAGCACCATGTTCCTCGTCGACCCGAACACCGGCGCCGAAGACCTCATGGCCCACGCCTGCGAATCCATGGCCTCGGCCAGCATCATGCTCAGCGACTTCGCCGCCCTGCTCGACTCGCCCTACCGCAACACCGTGCTCGGCATCCAGCAAGTGGTCATGCTCGGCGAACTCGCGGTCAACCGCGCCCTCGACAAAATCGAACCCGCCCTGAGGCAATAA
- a CDS encoding prolyl oligopeptidase family serine peptidase — MLKVFALLTLLASSAVQAQTTLQSDLPLKYLEQVHADAEPRPLVIFLHGYGSNEADLIGMKFQLPAQYNYLSVQAPLSLGEGRFQWFRKKGEGAYNGETDDLKVSGQKLRDFIAQAAKKYHTTPSKVYLIGFSQGAMMTYEVGLRPPVAVGGIAALSGRLLPVLKSELKAGQQPLPLSIFIGHGTADDPVPYKNGTEANTQLQKLGYKPQFHAYPGVGHSISAAELRDLNGWLQQLNP, encoded by the coding sequence ATGTTGAAGGTCTTTGCTCTCTTGACCCTGCTGGCGTCCAGCGCCGTGCAGGCGCAAACCACGCTGCAATCCGATCTGCCGCTCAAGTACCTCGAACAGGTGCACGCCGATGCCGAGCCGCGGCCGCTGGTGATTTTCCTGCACGGCTACGGCAGTAACGAAGCCGATCTGATCGGCATGAAATTCCAGCTGCCGGCGCAATACAACTACCTGTCGGTGCAGGCACCGCTGTCGCTCGGTGAAGGACGTTTCCAGTGGTTTCGCAAGAAAGGCGAAGGCGCCTACAACGGCGAGACCGATGATCTGAAGGTCAGTGGCCAGAAGCTGCGCGACTTTATCGCGCAAGCAGCGAAGAAATATCACACCACCCCGAGCAAGGTGTACCTGATCGGTTTCAGCCAGGGCGCGATGATGACCTACGAGGTGGGGCTGCGGCCGCCGGTTGCTGTCGGCGGGATCGCGGCGTTGAGCGGGCGTTTGTTGCCGGTGTTGAAGAGTGAACTCAAGGCCGGACAGCAGCCGTTGCCACTGAGCATCTTCATCGGCCACGGTACGGCCGATGATCCGGTGCCGTACAAAAACGGCACCGAGGCCAACACGCAACTACAGAAACTCGGTTACAAACCGCAGTTCCACGCCTATCCCGGCGTCGGCCACAGTATCAGTGCGGCCGAGCTGCGTGACTTGAATGGCTGGTTGCAGCAGCTCAATCCTTGA